The Cygnus olor isolate bCygOlo1 chromosome 2, bCygOlo1.pri.v2, whole genome shotgun sequence genome contains the following window.
ttgaacacttgcagggatggggcatccatagcttctctgggcagaAGTCCATCCCCAAATGACTGGACATTTCATGGCTTGTATGAGTGTATATTTGTACTGTACTTGTTGAAGAATTTTAGCTACTAATATGTAATCACTCCACACTTTACAAatgtggaagaagaaagttGAGTCGTTTAAGGTAACAGAAGTCTAGCGGAAAGATACTAAGTAAATCATGTATATCTTTAGTCAtaggatttctttcttaaatccAAAAAGTTTTGCTCCTACTTCAGGGAGCCATCTCTGATAAAAGCTTAAGAGACAGGAAGCTTGCTTACCCTTGGGACAAGATAGGATGCTAATTATTTGCACTGAAGGCTGTGTGTATATGTAGTGGGGCCATGTCTGTCTTCAAATGTGCTAGGTATTTTAGTTAAGGAGCAGTATTTAACTTTGAACAGGCATTGCATTGTTTCCTACTCAAAATAAATAGCAGCAGTCAATACAGATGGGTGGATTTATGCTGGTAAACTATGTTGCATTTTGAAATTGATACTTTATTCATTAGGGTGGTATCAACAGATCTACTTAGTAGTTTTGTGTTTGAGAGTGGGGCCACATTTTGAACAGATGAATGCCTTAGGAtgtagtttcattttttccatcacaAAAGGCAGGCATAGAGAATGAtactttaaatgaagaaaaagtagaagGTGGCCAcaggtctttttcttttggctctCTGGTCTCATTTCTTCTAATAAATGGCTAGAAGTTTCCTTCATGTGTACTATGCATTCAAACATGTATCTTCCAAGACTTCCATTTTAACCATCATGGTAGGTGATCATGACTTACTCAAAATGGggaaagtgttgttttttatgttgGAGAGGTTGAAAGGCTGGTTGGGGgggatttgccttttttttttcttgagattgGTCCTGTTGATCTTCAGAACCTTTGCAGGGAGCCGAGTGAATATAACAGCCTAAGTCTTCCAGCAAGACACTACAGTTTCTTTCAAACCACTGTCCTATTCACTAGAATAAAACCAAAGGAATAACCGTCAGCTATTTGTTGCCTGATACCATCgatgtttttcctgttttaacaAGCAATGTTAGCATGAGTGGATCACTGTTACAAGCATGGGCCTTTAGAGTAAAACCTTCTCCCTGACAATGATAATGGAAAACTTGCACTTTGGGGGAAATGGAACAGATTTTGCCCTGAAGTACTCAGTCTTTTGCAGGTACTGCTGATTATTAGGAATTAGGCTAAGAAACAGGTTAATAGGTCTGCATGGCTTCCAGTTGACTTGTGATGTAGGCAGAACAAATTATTTGACACCAAAGGAAAATGAGCTTATATTCCTCCTCGTAACAAAGATGTGCATGTATTTTCATCAATATATTGCTTTAAGTTCTTCTAACAGTGTAGAAAGGGCAATTTCTGTAggaaatttctcttttgtgtcCCTTGGACAATGAAGACTGGAAATGAACAATGAGATGTTGAATCGCATGTTGTAGACTTGCTTAAATGTACTGCTACCTTGGATTTTCTGGTATCCCTTAGAATATTATTAAGGACTCTTACTGTTTGGATTGTGGTCAGATGATTGGATTTGCTTGCTTCAAATGTCTATTTCTTATTGTGGAAGCCTGATTCCACAAACCTCCAGAAAGTTTCAGATAAGATACTTGCATTAATTCTTGAAAGAActttatatgttttatatttttgtgtgtgtgtatatgtgtatatatatatatatgtacacacataaGTGAAATACCTGTAGGATTTACTATAAAATTTTTCAGTATTCAATATCAaggtttatatttaaataaaaaaaacaatcccCAAACACTATGAATGTCAAAGTGTAAAAAGAGCAGGATTTCTATAATATGAGTTATAAATGCCTTATTTGAGAGTGGAGAGACTTGGACCTTTCCCAACCCCCATATACTGCATCAGAGCAACATCATgtgtttcccttcttccctaAGACCTGAagagcaaaatgattttgaaatttttgaaatCACACCTTTCTTACATTTTGTAGAGTGAGTTCTTTTGGCTTAAAAGTAGTTAGAAGTAAATTTCAAAGGgtctttttctgatttatggATAGTAAACGCTGTGGGAGGAGTAAGATGGAACTTTAACAAGTCATGTAGTCTGAAGGAAATTTTCAAATAATCTCCCTTGCCTCTCCTAAGGAATCTTGCTAATGTTGTTTTTCCCACCTGTAGACCAGGATTTGGTGTTGCTTCATTCACATGAGTTATCTTTGTAAAACTTCCGTTACTCAGGTCTTGGCATAGCAGGCTTAAATGCTGTATCCTTACAGAACAAAGGAACTCAAAGCAGGCTTCTGCTGTACTTTTGGATaatcaacttcttttttttcctgtttgttttttttaatggaatgtGGGCTTAGGAGAGAGCTATACCTACACTGCAGATAAAGTGAAGGAATCTGTTTAGGGTGATCACTGTGGAAGTCCTTTAATGTGATTTTGGTTTTAACCTAATTTCTCACTGTCTGAAAACTGCTGGGCTTCTTGCCATGATGCAGAATAATTGAAGCTCTGTTAAGCTGTAGAAAATTCTACCAACAGTAGCTGCacaacaaatgcattttaaacactgtagctttcttgcttttttttttgttgttcctgttGATTTGCTAGCCCTTACTCTGAGCCAGTCTGCCCTAAAAGTGATTCAGAACTAGAAGTTAAACCTGCTGAGAGCTTGCTCAGATCTGAATCTCACATGGAATGGACATGGGGAGGATTCCCAGAATCAACCAAGGTATCGTTATTTACTGTCTCAAACTCTGTGAACTGAATTTTGGCATATTTAAAATTGTGCACTACAAGTGGTTTGCaaatctgctgctgttcttcagaaTAATTCAGCTGAAGTAGGAAAGTAGCACCCCCTTGTGGCTGCCTGATAGTCGATGTTACTGAGTTCAAAAGCTGATCAGCGAAGTAATTCTTGAAAACTTTGTAGTGATGtaaaatttttgaatttttagaTAGAAACTGACGAAATCAACTCTGGAAAcagatttcctttattttaggATAAACTATAGTTCATTCCAGAGGAATGGTAGCCTTAATAGGTGGAATAAATTTTTTATCTAACAGGACAGCTGATTAACAGGACAGCTGATGGCATAAGCCCTATCACATCcttgtttatgcatttttcttgcCTTGTGTCATCATGTCAAGACTTGCCAGTTTCTTTATTAACTTGCTAATAAGCCAGtatgaagcttttcttttaggGAACTTTGCTAATAACGTAGGCCATGTTTTATGTTgataaaatacatgtttaaatTCTTACCCCGTTTACTTGTGATCAGGGCACCAAGCTTACTGACAAAATTACCCTTGAGTACAGGTTTAATGTTCAGaccagaataaaacaaatacatgaagTGAGAGGATTGACTGGAgtcttgtttttcagataagcaagaaagagaaactggaaCAGCCCAGAACAGCTACCATTACACCATCAGAAAAGACTCATTTTAGGGTCATCCTCAGCTCTGATGAAGTTGAAGATGATGATGTAGTGAAAGATTCTGTCTGTACGGTACTAAAACCTGAGCCAAGAACTCATCCTCTTCTTAAGCAAATGGATATTAAAGATTCTCTTGCTTCTGCAATCATAGAACCACAGGATTCCTTAACATTAGATGCTGACCATCATTCCAGACTGTTGGTAGACCCTCTACCAGAAACGaagccaacaacaaaaactgactCTCCTTCCAAAAAGAAAGGTATATAATAAAACTGATTATTTCCTTCATTGTAATCTACCAGATAGGGGCAGTAgtgaaaaaagcacaaatgtgccttttcattttttcctgaaaatcttTCAAGTCTTAATTGACTAAAACCATAATTAAATTCTTCAATTTATAAATGCTGTAAGTCTAAATCTTCCAAAAATATCTTCCAATAAATCTTCCAAAattatgtttgtatttaatGCGTCTGGATAGCTTCATCTCAGTAACCTTAATTGTTAAAATTAACAGGGGTGCACAAGCGAAGTCATCATCAGGGGCCTGATGATATTTACTTGGAGGACCTAAAGGCTTTGGAACCTGAAGTTGCAGCACTCTACTTTCCCAAAAGgtaattttaaactaaaattcCATGAACCTAGGCTTATACTGCAGTTGCACTATGTGAACAATTACATGTATGATTTAAGTGTCTCCAATAAGAGAATGGGACTTTAGGTTTCTAGGTGTTTGTGGAGAAGTTGGTCCTAATCTCATTGTGGAAATCAGTTTATGAATTGGCGAGAAACATGATTAAAGATCACGTGAGAGTTTATTACTGAGAGGCTTAAATCTTTGTAGAATCAgtatgttctgaaaatattgctAGCTCTAGATAACAcgcttcagtttatttttttacatgcCCTGTACATTCTTTCCAGctaattttttaatatcaaaacagacaaaaaagatCTCTTAAAATCTTCATGCAAGGATCAGTCTCAAAATTCACTCgttttgtattttatgaaatCTAAGCCTTCTAGGTATTTCTAAAATACTCTACGAAAGTCTTCCAAGACAGtcattcttctggaaaaatacaGCCTAATAAGGAAGAAGTGTCTAACTTCTGTTgacctgtgtttaaaaaaaaaaagtgcacgTTTCAGTTTTTGTGGGTCTGGGGGCAGGATTGATAGCAACAGGAGAACATAACTGTAAAAagctttagttttattttgttagttaCTAATAATTGTAACTTTAGATGACAGTGtggtatttttcttatttaaaagacAACCTATTGTagtttttttccaaacagtgtTCTAAAAACGTTAAGCAACGtcccttttccttcttattcttattctacAACATTCTGGTAAAGACTGAGGAGCATGGTATTGTTCTGTGACTATAGAATGTAGAGgaattttcctcatttaaatcCAGTTTTGTTGCAGacaaaagaaatgtcattatttCCCAATTTAGATGGACATTGGGAGGAGAATTGGACGCCATCAGTGGAGGTTAATAAAGGGTTTGCATGTGTGTCTgatttctctttattattaaatttatgtatttatgttgTAAAATGATGCAGGACGTTATAAAAATGCAACAGCAAAATCATTTTCGAGTAATCATACAGCATGTTCTGTAATCTAAAATCTATACATCTGTTTGCAAGTAAAATAATTATGGAAaatgtgattctttttttccttttttttttttttccctctcctatAGTGATTCTGATCCAGGCTTCAGGCAGTGGACCGAGTCAGATACCCTTTCTGGTTCTCAGTCACCCCAATCAGTAGGAAGCGCAGCTGCTGATAGTGGCACAGAGTGCATGTCTGATTCTGCGATGGACTTGCCTGATGTTACACTCTCACTTTGTGGAGGTCTCAATGAAAACGGGGAGATTTCTAAAGGTACGTGAGAAACTAAATCATAAACGGTAGTAAAGCTCAGGCAGTTAAATGAAGTGGCTTGAATACTCTCATTTCTACCTTACGAAGCTTTGGCCTATAATTAGGCTTATGTTGGGAAACACATTCAATTTTCTACAATTCTCAAGCATTTGCCAAGCAGAGGTTGTGGAATTTAGCCTTAAGTTAATCAAGAGCACACAGAGTCTTGAGAAACGCTTATCTCCTTTTTCATGTTACATATTATACATTTGACTAACCATTCTTATTTCTGTCTGCAGTTCCTTGTTTACTCCAATATAAATCTTCACAAACCGTATTCTTCCTAATTGCCTGGTGTTTTcctttggtggtgttttttagCCATTGAGAGACTAATATTATCTTGGACTATCTTATCTCCTGCTCTACTTTTCCCATCCTAAATGTTTGTTAACCTTTAGCTTTCTTACCTGGTGATTCTTCTCTCTTAGTGCTAACTTCAGTGCTAACAACATTAACTTCAGCATTGAAGTTGTATGCATTTTGAGTGAGCTTCTAGTAGTGCATAATTTTCATCAGTGTTTTTagtattacttttttaatgatCATCCCATCTCTTAAGTCATCAAGTGAAATTTACATGCATATTATGAACAAATCCTTCTTCTAGTTTCTTATTTCTTACTTCTTGTGACTGTTAAAGTGTTATGAGGCTTTCCCTGCTACTGAGAAGGCAGTCAGACTCTTGACAGGTAGGCCACATTAGTGTATCTTGAGTGATGCTGCAAAATTAGCAAAGACTCTGAAACAGCAAAGCATTTTCCTAGATACAGACTAATCAGACATCTTAGGATTTTATATTACTAATTTTAATCCAAATCCGCTTCTATTGCAGAAAAGTTCATGGAACATATTATTACTTACCATGAATTTGCTGAAAACCCTGGACTCATAGACAATCCTAATTTGGTAATAAGGATTTACAACAGGTAAGTTCTCTGTatcataaaattaattcataGAGAAACATACTTAAAATCTACCATATAAAGTGAGTGCATTTCTCAGCTTccattttgatttattttttgatggaTCTGCTTCTTGGtcataaagaaaatgcttaaagCTAAATTTAATGCAAGCTTTTAGCTCAATATCAAAGTGAGATTTCGTTTCAGCACTGATGTTGGTGTGTATATTAAAATAAGTCCACTTGCAACAAACTTTAGTTGTTGGCAGGAAACGTATCTTTTCATCAAGAAAAGGGCAGTCTGCACACTGGTATTTATTTACCTCTGTTCAGGTTTTGTAATAACTTATcaataatgtgttttaaaacaggTATTATAACTGGGCGTTGGCTGCTCCAATGATTCTGAGTTTGCAAGTGTTTCAGAAAAGTTTGCCTAAGGTAAATGAGATGTATCCttctttaaagattttgtaTGTAGTAATACATGGttatctttttattctgttttttctacACGAACTTAAAAACATGCCTATTTTTTCAGGCTACTGTTGAGTCTTGGGTCAAAGAAAAGATGCCAAAGAAGTCTGGAAGGTGGTGGTTCTGGCGCAAGAGAGAAAGCATGACTAAACAGGTAATTGACTTATATTTTCCTCATCTATTAAAAGATTCTAAAACTCCGTTTGTCAAAAGTGCCTCAGAACACTGCTCATACAGATCTGTCACTGACTGCCAGCTGGGAGTTATTCACTGTTGCAGTAGCTATTGCTATTACTGAACATTTCATCTCAAATACtacataatttttcattgttcctAGTTACTTCAACAATTTATTCAGCTTTTGCACAGTATTCTTCAAATCCTTTGTTCTAAGCCATAAGCTTAGTCAAGTCAAAGCTACTCTTCAGTCACTGCAATATGTTTTAGGAATTTATACACAAATTAAGTAGGTGCACAGTAGATGTTATGCTGAGACACCCCATTTTAGATTAAATTATCTAAACCTTGAATATGtcttaaattttctcttttttaaaaatctgatttttataAGCTTAGAGATTGACTTTCCTTTAATGCTAAATTCATCACGTTAAACTAGTATTTCTCAGTTTCTGGTGcgtggagtgttttttttttccttggtagACCAAAAAGCTTTAACAGATCACTTCTTCATAAGGAGCCTTTTgttaaataatttacagaatAAGTGATTCTGAGACTTGATGTAGCGTATGTACTATACTGATAGCTGTTTGCTTACATATGAACTGTTGAGTTCACTtggatcattttaaaatgcttaaatatcAATATGTTCTTTATTGTCATGTTGCTTTAGATACCAGAGGCAAAAGAGGGGAAGTCTGAGGCGCAAAGAGCAAATGAACTGCCAGCAACTATAAAAGAGCAAGTTAATAGTAGGTGTGTTCCTGCCTGAAGACTATTTTGTGTACTGAATAGTCTCTCcgtctttctctctctcctttcctcttttgtcccctccctccctctctctctcgAGGAAGAATTCAGTAGGAGTTCACTGTGGGAGAAACGTTTTCCTCTAAGCTATTGAAGAGAAGCCAGATGTGTTTGGCAAACAACTCAACAAAATTATGTGGCAGTAAACATTGTAGGAACTACAAATACACTACAGTTATGTCCTGAATCCTATTGTTTTTACTTCCTAAATCCCGATGTAACTGACAGAACAACAAAGACATATATGGTAACCTTTAGCAATGGGTCACCACCCTATAATTTACTAGTGCGATTGTTTGAGATATCATTTGATGTTCTTTTGTATAACTGTAATATTCTTTGAATAACTTAAaccatctgcattttttgtaacatgaaataattgaaacaataaaatagcattaattACAGTACACAAGTTGCCCAAGATTGTAATGGGAAACTAGCAGTATTTAGCACAAAATTGTTTCAGTCTAAATATGTACACTCATTTTCCCATGATTTTATGAAGATacttgtaaatgtttttgtccTTAAGATTTAAGAAACTGAATATACTGTGAAATTCAGATAAATTAAATGCTACTTTTAATCTTAAAATCTCTaattagcagaaaaacaaatctgaataaCCTTAAAAGGTGAGCTACTCTGCTAATTTATCAcgtagaattaaaaaatgtagCGACTGtgacagcttttctttaaaaacaggacACTATTACTCTCAGTATCCCTTTTCATCTGCAGTATACTTAATTATTCAACACAGTATTAGTGACCACTTGACACTGTCTTTACTAATTTTATCATGTGTGGATCCAGCTAGACTATGCATAGTAATACTTAGAGCTTCATCAACAGTAGCATGCTTTACAAGTCTTATTTGCTTATAGGCATGTACTGACTTTTTCTGGGCATGAAATAGACTTTGGACTTTGTTAATCACTGCTATCAGGCTAGTAGTGAATCCTTGGCATAACCAGAACTTAATCTTGCGTAGGAATGTTTTACCATTAAAGACAGATTTTCTGGCGCTTACATTTATTCTCTTTGATGTCATGTTAGACCTCCAGAAGATGACTCTTCTAGTGATGAAGCATCACAAGAGTTGAAGGAATCCTTGAAAATAGATTCTACAGTAGAGCATCCAACCCATGGGAACATTCCATCTTACAAGAAGTCACTTAGACTCTCTTCAGACCAAATAGTAAGTGGCATGCCTTCCTTGCACATGGGATGCGTCATAGTTCTATTCTTTGTTTGACTGTaaaagttggattttttttctcattgttacAAGGTaagtataaatacatttcacaaaGGCAAAAATGCTATTGGCTTACTCTTTCAGCAGTAGAAAAAAGGAATGGggaaatttaaaatgcaatgtttagttttcttttcaaatttaaaatttaagtattttcaatTGCTAGTATGGGCagctgcattattattttttttaaggatcatgattctgtattttgattttaaaaaatatgttgccAAAAAAGTGACATAGTCACTTTCTGCAATTTGGATATCCCGGGATCTTAACTGTATATCTAAGTTGGTGTGCTGTTTATTCGTTTCAATCTAATTTACAAGTTCCTTCTGCTGGCTAAATATATGATCTCCATCACGGAAGAATTTTGAGGAAAGCACCCACTAGGTAGAAAATGCCATTGCATGCTTGGTTGTTTACACATTTACTAAACAGATCAGTTATTTATATGCTAACGTGTTAGCAAATAGTATTTGCTAATAATGTAAGCCTATGGTAATAACAAGaattaaaataggaaagagTCAAACACTTTTTGTTACTGCTGTAGTCAGTGCTGCTGTAATCAAATATAGAACTTGTGGGCAAATACATGTAGCCAGTACAAAACAGACTTTACCGGTGAAATTGTGCCATTGTTAAACCATGGTTCACTTTTTTGAAGAGTTGATCAAAGTAGAGGAGGAAGATTATAGAAGCCTTTTTCTGAGAGTTTATTTATGATTCTAAAAATTCtatatttcaatttattctAAAGGCGAAGCTGAAACTCAGAGATGGCCCTAATGATGTTGTATTTAGTATTACAACCCAGTATCAAGGGACTTGCCGTTGTGCAGGAACAATATATCTCTGGAACTGGAATGACAAAATCATCATATCAGACATTGATGGAACAATAACCAAGtaaataccattttttctttttctttgtattcgATATGTTATCTTGCTTTATTGATGCTATCCTGCTTTTCAAGATCAGATAAAGAAGCTCGATTTAAGGTGacttaacatttttaacagctATAAGAAATACTTGTTGCTTTGATTTCAATTTGTACAGCAAACTAGAAAATCTCTTTTAAGAGACTAGTGTGACTAGCGTGTGGCAACTGCCCTTTCAGTCAGACTTCTCTCGGTTTAGCAACTATAGGTTAACTTGGAAACTGACCTGTGCTTTATGGCCTATCTAGTACTAACTAGTAGATACTAATTAGTACTATATCTAGTACcatttctcatttgaaatgGTTAGGACCTTCTGCAGAggtatttctgtaaatactcATAAATTGTTTATTCATTAATAGTTGTCTTTAACGAAACTCATACAGTTAGTTTCACCTAtctccaattttctttttaggtcTGATGCTTTAGGACATATCCTCCCTCAGTTTGGCAAGGACTGGACTCATCAGGGCATTGCAAAACTCTATCATTCCATAAATGAGTGAGTATGTGATTTATGAGCAACTAGGGCTTTCTGGAATTTGGGAATTAATGGGCAGGTAATTGAATTGCTGTTAATAATTTTGCAATCCAGTACGATGTGTTGGTCTAAATGATGGAAGGGAGCTACTTCTGTCATATACAAACAAAACTAAGTTTTTCCCTCAGATGTATACTTCAATAGGAATGAAAGCCAACACTTTCACTAGttcctttttcaaatgtttgatTCTGCATTTGAGTTCTTAAAAACTGTATAATACCGTTGTGGCTATGAGAGAGAACCATAATAGAAATAGCTTCGCAAACAGTCATGCATATGTTTATTTTCACCAACTCAGGTTAATCACAAAGTCTTTACAAGCATGGCACACTGTAAATTCAAACCTAAACAGTGTCCTCCCAATATctaaatattctgtgttttactGTTTGCTATCAAAGTCAAGTGAACTCTCCTTAGGATGCATTTTTGTGTTCTGAAATGAACCTAATTAATAACTTGCCACTGACACAAAGGCTAGCAGCCTGGTTCAAGTTCTGTCACTCACTTCGCTGTGCTTCTGAAGTAAGCTAACGCCATCCAGCAAATCAGCAATTTCCCCATCTGCTCTCTGGGTTAGTCACCTGAATGTGCTCACCTTGTCTACAAGAGCCTGCAGAGGCAGCTCATGTGACTagaagagggaaggagatgaAAGATGATTTCACTGTTGTAGCAGTGGTGAGGTATTTAAATCAGAAGTATAGTGAACCACAGCCTTACAAATGTAGTGTGCAGTTAAGAGGAATATAGCCTTATCGTATCTATGTCCAAGAACTTTATGCAGAATATAGCTTCGTTGTTTCTCTCCCTTAGATTTGGTCATTCGTTTAACAAACTTTCAAACAAACCAtaccaaaaaaacacatgcattgACGCTAGAAATAATAATTCGTATTGAGGATAACAGGATGGCTAACTGTTAAAACACTTTGTCATCCActtaaaataatccatttttaTCTTTGGTTTAATGTTtaatagtttttctttccactaaAATAAATCTGGGGTCTTggcaatcctttttttttgtgtgtgtggtgttaCACAGAGCTAAATTTTGTCTCTGGCCCCATGCAGTCTGTGGAAGATAACCAGAACTTTGTTTTGTGCTCAGTGTATAATAGAAGAGTAATTTTGGAATTATTTGCCAAATTGAATCATGTCTTTGAAAATGCACATAAACACTCGAGCCTTTTGTGTATGCAGTAACTGTGTACAAATCTGTTTAACAGATGGATCTACGGagtctgtaggaaaaaaattaggGGCCTGATGAATGCTGCTTGTGCTTCCTTTGCTATGAGTTGCAAATTCTGGTAACAatctggaggggaaaaacaaaaaaccaaaaacaccacaacaacaacaaaaacaacaaacaagacAGGAGATCTGGTATCCAATATTATGGAAACTGGGTGAAACCAATGTGACATTTATCTAAACAGATCTGAGTCCATCTAAATATGTAATCTTAGTATTACCATCCTTGTTCTTCTTGCATTTCCTGTTTCTCAGTTTTGATTGAGTCGTGTTTTCAAACTATTACATGCTGTTCTGATTTTATAATAGCAGAACAGTCTTTTTCCTAGGAGTTTGTGAAGCTCACTGCAGGAAGTCAGTACCTAAACTGGTGCCTCTGGATGCTGCTGGTACAGAATGCCTGCGTTGACAAATATcttcagcaggaaaatgaaCCAAGttggtatttcttttccagaaatggTTACAAGTTTCTGTACTGTTCTGCCCGTGCCATTGGAATGGCAGATATAACTAGAGGATACCTACACTGGGTGAATGACAAAGGAACAATTCTTCCCAGGGGACCTCTCATGTTGTCCCCCAgcagtttattttctgcatttcatagGTAAGCATGTGGGATTTCAGACATCCATTCCCTCCTCATCTCAGAGTaggaagcaaattaaaaaagactTGGGATGCTGATCATTATAACTGTGTATCCAAACATTCTGCTCTGTGCTTGGCTTGCTACTGACGCTTAGTGCCCCTCTAGTGATCACTTATAGGCTATTTGTATGAATTTCACTTGAAATATACTTTTGTTTCTACGGACACATTAGATGTGGCTGCTAAACAGAAAATACCTGTCACAGAGCAGCTTGTTTTCTACTTTCTATATTCTTCCAATCTGTTAGTGATTACTATTAGGTTCTGCTTTCATCAGTGCTCCTATGcaagacagatttaaaaaaaaaaaaaaaaaagaaaactggggAATATAGACTGTTAAACTAAGTGATCTTGCAATACTGGGAGTGTTCCATACGTGACTGCTTACAGATGGGTATGGAATTTAGCTGTGGCTCATCCCAGCCAATCTTTTGAACCAGCTACAGTCTGCCTCATTTTTGATGGGAAGAGCTAATAGCGTAAAAgtctttttgttcattttattattactattattaaaagcaaacaactgAGTCATGGCGAACAATGACAGCAGCTTCTGTTGTGGTCACTTAATCGTCCTGCAGATTTTTCAGAGGCAGGAATGGTAACAAGCTTATGTGTAAT
Protein-coding sequences here:
- the LPIN2 gene encoding phosphatidate phosphatase LPIN2 isoform X2 — translated: MNFSEKYDFEDNFNRSVAAAHGRVPSGILSQTMNYVGQLAGQVLVTVKELYKGINQATLSGCIDVIVVRQQDGTYQCSPFHVRFGKLGVLRSKEKVIDIEINGDAVDLHMKLGDNGEAFFVQETEEENEKVPAYLATSPIPTEDQFFKDSDNHLKSGENERTCANSEIPHSVEPETVFTPGSVKKKKRRRKKYKQDTRKEDQMSSTGTEEIFEMEISSDDEKSVQPLRGSSNSSPKGEEQKESLIYHSKDHYPLSDGDWSPLDNPYSEPVCPKSDSELEVKPAESLLRSESHMEWTWGGFPESTKISKKEKLEQPRTATITPSEKTHFRVILSSDEVEDDDVVKDSVCTVLKPEPRTHPLLKQMDIKDSLASAIIEPQDSLTLDADHHSRLLVDPLPETKPTTKTDSPSKKKGVHKRSHHQGPDDIYLEDLKALEPEVAALYFPKSDSDPGFRQWTESDTLSGSQSPQSVGSAAADSGTECMSDSAMDLPDVTLSLCGGLNENGEISKEKFMEHIITYHEFAENPGLIDNPNLVIRIYNRYYNWALAAPMILSLQVFQKSLPKATVESWVKEKMPKKSGRWWFWRKRESMTKQIPEAKEGKSEAQRANELPATIKEQVNSRPPEDDSSSDEASQELKESLKIDSTVEHPTHGNIPSYKKSLRLSSDQIAKLKLRDGPNDVVFSITTQYQGTCRCAGTIYLWNWNDKIIISDIDGTITKSDALGHILPQFGKDWTHQGIAKLYHSINENGYKFLYCSARAIGMADITRGYLHWVNDKGTILPRGPLMLSPSSLFSAFHREVIEKKPEKFKIECLNDIKNLFAPSKQPFYAAFGNRPNDVYAYMQVGVPDCRIFTVNPKGELIQERTKGNKSSYYRLSELVEYVFPLLNKEQSSAFPCPEFSSFCYWREPLPDLNMEDLA
- the LPIN2 gene encoding phosphatidate phosphatase LPIN2 isoform X1, with protein sequence MNFSEKYDFEDNFNRSVAAAHGRVPSGILSQTMNYVGQLAGQVLVTVKELYKGINQATLSGCIDVIVVRQQDGTYQCSPFHVRFGKLGVLRSKEKVIDIEINGDAVDLHMKLGDNGEAFFVQETEEENEKVPAYLATSPIPTEDQFFKDSDNHLKSGENERTCANSEIPHSVEPETVFTPGSVKKKKRRRKKYKQDTRKEDQMSSTGTEEIFEMEISSDDEKSVQPLRGSSNSSPKGEEQKESLIYHSKDHYPLSDGDWSPLDNPYSEPVCPKSDSELEVKPAESLLRSESHMEWTWGGFPESTKISKKEKLEQPRTATITPSEKTHFRVILSSDEVEDDDVVKDSVCTVLKPEPRTHPLLKQMDIKDSLASAIIEPQDSLTLDADHHSRLLVDPLPETKPTTKTDSPSKKKGVHKRSHHQGPDDIYLEDLKALEPEVAALYFPKSDSDPGFRQWTESDTLSGSQSPQSVGSAAADSGTECMSDSAMDLPDVTLSLCGGLNENGEISKEKFMEHIITYHEFAENPGLIDNPNLVIRIYNRYYNWALAAPMILSLQVFQKSLPKATVESWVKEKMPKKSGRWWFWRKRESMTKQIPEAKEGKSEAQRANELPATIKEQVNSSRKTNLNNLKRPPEDDSSSDEASQELKESLKIDSTVEHPTHGNIPSYKKSLRLSSDQIAKLKLRDGPNDVVFSITTQYQGTCRCAGTIYLWNWNDKIIISDIDGTITKSDALGHILPQFGKDWTHQGIAKLYHSINENGYKFLYCSARAIGMADITRGYLHWVNDKGTILPRGPLMLSPSSLFSAFHREVIEKKPEKFKIECLNDIKNLFAPSKQPFYAAFGNRPNDVYAYMQVGVPDCRIFTVNPKGELIQERTKGNKSSYYRLSELVEYVFPLLNKEQSSAFPCPEFSSFCYWREPLPDLNMEDLA